Proteins from a genomic interval of Indicator indicator isolate 239-I01 chromosome 1, UM_Iind_1.1, whole genome shotgun sequence:
- the LOC128972919 gene encoding LOW QUALITY PROTEIN: probable tRNA methyltransferase 9B (The sequence of the model RefSeq protein was modified relative to this genomic sequence to represent the inferred CDS: substituted 2 bases at 2 genomic stop codons), with protein MEKEASQLKRDYIQSVYEKIAPYFNDEHCRAQPKVQQFISEQEPGSLIADIGCGNDKYLHISSQVHKLGCDCFPLVESAQDEGHEIMVCHTFRLPCXSECFDTILSITTIHHFSTEERRVXAIKEMACILRVGGQIMIYVWALEQNQRRFEKQDIFVPWNPSPPSCSSAVMAKKGRRYLPLYMPQHEHTAPFAPPPEKKIFKRELDMYA; from the exons ATGGAAAAGGAGGCAagccagctcaagagggactaCATTCAAAGTGTATATGAGAAAATTGCTCCTTATTTCAATGATGAACATTGCAGAGCACAGCCAAAGGTGCAGCAGTTCATTTCAGAGCAGGAACCAGGCAGCCTGATTGCTGACATTG GCTGTGGAAATGACAAATACCTTCACATTAGTTCTCAAGTCCATAAACTGGGCTGTGACTGTTTCCCGTTGGTGGAATCAGCACAAGATGAAGGGCACGAAATAATGGTATGCCATACTTTCCGTCTGCCTTGTTGAAGTGAGTGCTTTGACACTATCCTATCCATCACTA CGATTCACCATTTTTCAACAGAAGAGAGACGTGTGTGAGCAATAAAAGAGATGGCATGCATCTTGAGAGTAGGAGGCCAGATAATGATATATGTGTGGGCAttggagcaaaaccagagaaGATTTGAAAAGCAAGACATCTTTGTTCCCTGGAATCCTTCacctccttcctgctcctcGG CAGTCATggcaaaaaaaggaaggagataTTTGCCTTTGTATATGCCACAACATGAACACACAGCCCCCTTCGCCCCACCCCCAGAAAAGAAGATTTTTAAAAGGGAGCTTGACATGTATGCTTAA